The following proteins are co-located in the Eleginops maclovinus isolate JMC-PN-2008 ecotype Puerto Natales chromosome 23, JC_Emac_rtc_rv5, whole genome shotgun sequence genome:
- the syce3 gene encoding synaptonemal complex central element protein 3, whose amino-acid sequence MANSSALPELPQESIDEALQLNKDLEKVIKAVEDISLQLTWMGYDMVALRTSPELGTSMQKLEAAYYECRAIICGDRREPKSDSSI is encoded by the exons ATGGCCAATTCATCTGCGCTGCCCGAGCTTCCGCAAGAAAGCATCGACGAAGCTTTGCAGTTGAACAAAGATTTGGAGAAAGTTATAAAAGCCGTGGAAGATATCTCCT TGCAGTTGACCTGGATGGGTTATGACATGGTGGCACTGCGGACCAGTCCAGAGCTCGGGACTTCTATGCAGAAACTGGAAGCAGCATATTATGAATGCAGAGCTATTATCTGTGGAGACCGACGAGAGCCCAAGTCAGATAGTAGCATTTGA
- the lcp2b gene encoding lymphocyte cytosolic protein 2 isoform X4, giving the protein MTACDLQMFPSLYVSLITKLQCDINKGEQRRASGQKPKAIPKPVLPAPPEEDWDSDEFDCESDPDHGGGVMEEDGYICALSEPQDEDDTYEESYETAASVDTVKPPPHPRVAKLQHCQNKDSVPEPIPAERKSKAPNPPLTSMNPTPQRPVNAQPPQPNLHVNRSNKPSQTEVTKSSMYWLLCSVCKSEKATCCPHVTILHFSVLHYQSCPQEGSAVKAPEPPTARIPKPRIPKPTNVFRISKCSRAPPVPTQPTLAIKSIPEPTKGLDPSWYGGKMTRHEAEAALRDINKDGAFVVRDSSQGTIEHPFTLMLLKQDKVYNIMIRNKGNSYSLGTGLRLTKSFPGVKEMINYHTHTPLLLIDATHQKSEAENQCCLLHPAGL; this is encoded by the exons ATGACAGCATGTGACCTTCAAATGTTCCCCAGTCTTTATGTCTC ATTGATAACTAAGCTCCAGTGTGACATCAACAAGGGGGAACAGAGGAGGGCTTCCGGTCAAAA ACCAAAGGCAATACCAAAGCCAG TCTTACCTGCACCACCGGAAGAAGATTGGGACTCCGATGAGTTT GACTGTGAAAGTGATCCTGACCATGGAGGCGGTGTCATGGAGGAGGACGGCTACATATGTGCTCTGAGTGAGCCACAAGACGAAGACGACACGTACGAAGAGAGCTACGAGACGGCGGCCTCTGTAGACACGGTGAAGCCACCCCCACATCCCAGAGTGGCTAAACTGCAGCACTGTCAAAACAAAG ATTCTGTTCCAGAGCCGATCCCTGCTGAAAGGAAGTCAAAGGCTCCAAACCCTCCTCTCACAAGTATGAACCCAACTCCCCAAAGACCTGTCAATGCGCAAC CCCCCCAACCCAATCTACATGTGAACAGGAGCAACAAGCCCTCCCAGACCGAAGTTACAAAATCAAGTATGTACTGGTTACTGTGTAGTGTTTGTAAAAGTGAAAAAGCAACATGTTGTCCTCATGTGACAATACTACACTTTTCTGTTTTGCACTACCAATCATGTCCACAAGAGGGCAGTGCTGTCAAGGCTCCCGAACCACCCACAGCCAGGATCCCCAAACCCAGAATCCCCAAACCTACAAATGTGTTCAG GATAAGTAAATGCTCTCGAGCTCCTCCAGTGCCCACACAGCCTACTTTGGCTATAAAGTCAATACCAGAACCAACAAAG GGTTTGGATCCCAGTTGGTATGGAGGGAAGATGACCAGACATGAAGCTGAAGCTGCTCTCAGAGATATCAACAAG GACGGAGCGTTTGTGGTGAGGGACAGCTCACAGGGCACTATTGAGCATCCTTTCACCCTGATGCTGCTGAAGCAAGACAAGGTTTACAACATTATGATCCGTAACAAAGGAAACTCCTACTCCCTGGGCACTGGCCTCAGACTCACCAAG AGTTTCCCCGGGGTGAAGGAGATGATTaactatcacacacacacccctctacTGCTCATTGATGCCACACACCAGAAATCTGAAGCGGAGAACCAGTGCTGTCTGCTGCACCCTGCGGGACTCTGA
- the foxi3b gene encoding forkhead box protein I3-B: MSSFEAQGQSPPRCGPQFPSLGQEPPELSMYSDCYYPPPSLPSPQRTTPTSYDLSDYTTSSPNPYLWFNGTGINTPPYLATTGPPGNPGPPFVPQHYGMQRPYLGPAGAGGPGGELSWFSLPSQEDLMKLVRPPYSYSALIAMAIHGAPDRRLTLSQIYQYVADNFPFYNKSKAGWQNSIRHNLSLNDCFKKVPRDEDDPGKGNYWTLDPNCEKMFDNGNFRRKRKRKSDSLSGGDGSGAPESGDSERGSPKHSSALNMSPTPDRIPSPSSAGPAPCLSSFLSEMSGVTAANEVGGDGLNRPLQINLPLDGPHRPGTFSSYSPNPGGPEWGPQVPAPPVLSSSPTHSSLGYTSPILNQYNGSSGHFYPTLGSTGIIYHREGTEV, encoded by the exons ATGTCTTCTTTTGAGGCCCAGGGCCAGTCTCCTCCTCGGTGTGGCCCGCAGTTCCCCAGCCTGGGTCAGGAGCCCCCTGAGCTCAGCATGTACAGTGACTGTTACTACCCTCCTCCCTCACTGCCGAGTCCTCAGCGTACCACTCCGACTTCCTACGACCTGAGCGACTACACCACCTCCTCCCCAAACCCTTACCTCTGGTTCAACGGCACCGGGATCAACACACCGCCGTACTTGGCTACAACGGGCCCGCCTGGTAACCCAGGCCCCCCCTTTGTCCCCCAGCACTACGGCATGCAGAGGCCTTACCTGGGTCCTGCTGGAGCTGGGGGCCCAGGAGGGGAGCTGAGCTGGTTCTCTCTTCCCTCACAAGAAGACCTGATGAAGCTGGTCAGACCTCCCTACTCGTACTCTGCTCTCATCGCCATGGCTATCCACGGGGCACCTGACAGGAGACTGACATTGAGCCAGATTTATCAGTACGTTGCTGACAATTTCCCCTTCTACAATAAAAGTAAAGCTGGATGGCAGAATTCAATCCGACACAACCTGTCACTCAACGACTGCTTCAAAAAAGTACCAAGAGATGAGGATGATCCAG GCAAGGGAAACTACTGGACACTCGACCCAAACTGCGAGAAGATGTTCGACAATGGAAACTTCCGCCgcaaaaggaagaggaagtcTGATTCCCTCTCAGGTGGAGATGGCTCAGGGGCTCCGGAGTCAGGGGACAGCGAGAGGGGAAGCCCCAAACACTCATCTGCCCTCAACATGTCTCCCACGCCAGACAGGATCCCCTCCCCTTCATCGGCGGGCCCTGCTCCTTGCCTCAGCAGCTTCTTATCCGAGATGTCTGGAGTGACAGCAGCGAATGAGGTGGGGGGTGATGGGTTAAACAGGCCACTGCAGATCAACCTACCTTTAGATGGGCCTCATAGACCTGGAACCTTTAGCAGCTACTCTCCCAATCCAGGCGGCCCAGAGTGGGGACCACAAGTGCCAGCTCCCCCTGTGCTCTCCTCTTCACCCACCCATTCCTCCCTAGGCTACACTAGCCCCATCCTCAACCAGTACAATGGGTCCAGTGGGCATTTCTACCCAACACTTGGCTCGACAGGAATCATCTATCATCGTGAGGGCACAGAAGTTTAA
- the lcp2b gene encoding lymphocyte cytosolic protein 2 isoform X6 encodes MSLNNVPSKADVMGWNQQSLATYLRKLKLSGCDKLVIKSSITGAHFLKMTACDLQMFPSLYVSLITKLQCDINKGEQRRASGQKPKAIPKPVLPAPPEEDWDSDEFDCESDPDHGGGVMEEDGYICALSEPQDEDDTYEESYETAASVDTVKPPPHPRVAKLQHCQNKDSVPEPIPAERKSKAPNPPLTSMNPTPQRPVNAQPPQPNLHVNRSNKPSQTEVTKSSMYWLLCSVCKSEKATCCPHVTILHFSVLHYQSCPQEGSAVKAPEPPTARIPKPRIPKPTNVFRISKCSRAPPVPTQPTLAIKSIPEPTKGLDPSWYGGKMTRHEAEAALRDINKDGAFVVRDSSQGTIEHPFTLMLLKQDKVYNIMIRNKGNSYSLGTGLRLTKSFPGVKEMINYHTHTPLLLIDATHQKSEAENQCCLLHPAGL; translated from the exons ATGAGCTTAAACAATGTTCCCTCTAAAGCAGACGTGATGGGATGGAACCAACAAAGTCTCGCTACCTACCTGAGGAAG CTCAAGTTATCTGGCTGTGACAAACTAGTGATAAAGAGCAGCATAACTGGAGCACACTTCCTG AAAATGACAGCATGTGACCTTCAAATGTTCCCCAGTCTTTATGTCTC ATTGATAACTAAGCTCCAGTGTGACATCAACAAGGGGGAACAGAGGAGGGCTTCCGGTCAAAA ACCAAAGGCAATACCAAAGCCAG TCTTACCTGCACCACCGGAAGAAGATTGGGACTCCGATGAGTTT GACTGTGAAAGTGATCCTGACCATGGAGGCGGTGTCATGGAGGAGGACGGCTACATATGTGCTCTGAGTGAGCCACAAGACGAAGACGACACGTACGAAGAGAGCTACGAGACGGCGGCCTCTGTAGACACGGTGAAGCCACCCCCACATCCCAGAGTGGCTAAACTGCAGCACTGTCAAAACAAAG ATTCTGTTCCAGAGCCGATCCCTGCTGAAAGGAAGTCAAAGGCTCCAAACCCTCCTCTCACAAGTATGAACCCAACTCCCCAAAGACCTGTCAATGCGCAAC CCCCCCAACCCAATCTACATGTGAACAGGAGCAACAAGCCCTCCCAGACCGAAGTTACAAAATCAAGTATGTACTGGTTACTGTGTAGTGTTTGTAAAAGTGAAAAAGCAACATGTTGTCCTCATGTGACAATACTACACTTTTCTGTTTTGCACTACCAATCATGTCCACAAGAGGGCAGTGCTGTCAAGGCTCCCGAACCACCCACAGCCAGGATCCCCAAACCCAGAATCCCCAAACCTACAAATGTGTTCAG GATAAGTAAATGCTCTCGAGCTCCTCCAGTGCCCACACAGCCTACTTTGGCTATAAAGTCAATACCAGAACCAACAAAG GGTTTGGATCCCAGTTGGTATGGAGGGAAGATGACCAGACATGAAGCTGAAGCTGCTCTCAGAGATATCAACAAG GACGGAGCGTTTGTGGTGAGGGACAGCTCACAGGGCACTATTGAGCATCCTTTCACCCTGATGCTGCTGAAGCAAGACAAGGTTTACAACATTATGATCCGTAACAAAGGAAACTCCTACTCCCTGGGCACTGGCCTCAGACTCACCAAG AGTTTCCCCGGGGTGAAGGAGATGATTaactatcacacacacacccctctacTGCTCATTGATGCCACACACCAGAAATCTGAAGCGGAGAACCAGTGCTGTCTGCTGCACCCTGCGGGACTCTGA
- the lcp2b gene encoding lymphocyte cytosolic protein 2 isoform X3 — protein sequence MSLNNVPSKADVMGWNQQSLATYLRKLKLSGCDKLVIKSSITGAHFLKMTACDLQMFPSLYVSLITKLQCDINKGEQRRASGQKPKAIPKPVLPAPPEEDWDSDEFDCESDPDHGGGVMEEDGYICALSEPQDEDDTYEESYETAASVDTVKPPPHPRVAKLQHCQNKDSVPEPIPAERKSKAPNPPLTSMNPTPQRPVNAQPPQPNLHVNRSNKPSQTEVTKSKGSAVKAPEPPTARIPKPRIPKPTNVFRISKCSRAPPVPTQPTLAIKSIPEPTKGLDPSWYGGKMTRHEAEAALRDINKDGAFVVRDSSQGTIEHPFTLMLLKQDKVYNIMIRNKGNSYSLGTGLRLTKSFPGVKEMINYHTHTPLLLIDATHQKSEAENQCCLLHPAGL from the exons ATGAGCTTAAACAATGTTCCCTCTAAAGCAGACGTGATGGGATGGAACCAACAAAGTCTCGCTACCTACCTGAGGAAG CTCAAGTTATCTGGCTGTGACAAACTAGTGATAAAGAGCAGCATAACTGGAGCACACTTCCTG AAAATGACAGCATGTGACCTTCAAATGTTCCCCAGTCTTTATGTCTC ATTGATAACTAAGCTCCAGTGTGACATCAACAAGGGGGAACAGAGGAGGGCTTCCGGTCAAAA ACCAAAGGCAATACCAAAGCCAG TCTTACCTGCACCACCGGAAGAAGATTGGGACTCCGATGAGTTT GACTGTGAAAGTGATCCTGACCATGGAGGCGGTGTCATGGAGGAGGACGGCTACATATGTGCTCTGAGTGAGCCACAAGACGAAGACGACACGTACGAAGAGAGCTACGAGACGGCGGCCTCTGTAGACACGGTGAAGCCACCCCCACATCCCAGAGTGGCTAAACTGCAGCACTGTCAAAACAAAG ATTCTGTTCCAGAGCCGATCCCTGCTGAAAGGAAGTCAAAGGCTCCAAACCCTCCTCTCACAAGTATGAACCCAACTCCCCAAAGACCTGTCAATGCGCAAC CCCCCCAACCCAATCTACATGTGAACAGGAGCAACAAGCCCTCCCAGACCGAAGTTACAAAATCAA AGGGCAGTGCTGTCAAGGCTCCCGAACCACCCACAGCCAGGATCCCCAAACCCAGAATCCCCAAACCTACAAATGTGTTCAG GATAAGTAAATGCTCTCGAGCTCCTCCAGTGCCCACACAGCCTACTTTGGCTATAAAGTCAATACCAGAACCAACAAAG GGTTTGGATCCCAGTTGGTATGGAGGGAAGATGACCAGACATGAAGCTGAAGCTGCTCTCAGAGATATCAACAAG GACGGAGCGTTTGTGGTGAGGGACAGCTCACAGGGCACTATTGAGCATCCTTTCACCCTGATGCTGCTGAAGCAAGACAAGGTTTACAACATTATGATCCGTAACAAAGGAAACTCCTACTCCCTGGGCACTGGCCTCAGACTCACCAAG AGTTTCCCCGGGGTGAAGGAGATGATTaactatcacacacacacccctctacTGCTCATTGATGCCACACACCAGAAATCTGAAGCGGAGAACCAGTGCTGTCTGCTGCACCCTGCGGGACTCTGA
- the lcp2b gene encoding lymphocyte cytosolic protein 2 isoform X1, translating into MSLNNVPSKADVMGWNQQSLATYLRKLKLSGCDKLVIKSSITGAHFLKMTACDLQMFPSLYVSLITKLQCDINKGEQRRASGQKPKAIPKPVLPAPPEEDWDSDEFDCESDPDHGGGVMEEDGYICALSEPQDEDDTYEESYETAASVDTVKPPPHPRVAKLQHCQNKDSVPEPIPAERKSKAPNPPLTTPQPNLHVNRSNKPSQTEVTKSSMYWLLCSVCKSEKATCCPHVTILHFSVLHYQSCPQEGSAVKAPEPPTARIPKPRIPKPTNVFRISKCSRAPPVPTQPTLAIKSIPEPTKGLDPSWYGGKMTRHEAEAALRDINKDGAFVVRDSSQGTIEHPFTLMLLKQDKVYNIMIRNKGNSYSLGTGLRLTKSFPGVKEMINYHTHTPLLLIDATHQKSEAENQCCLLHPAGL; encoded by the exons ATGAGCTTAAACAATGTTCCCTCTAAAGCAGACGTGATGGGATGGAACCAACAAAGTCTCGCTACCTACCTGAGGAAG CTCAAGTTATCTGGCTGTGACAAACTAGTGATAAAGAGCAGCATAACTGGAGCACACTTCCTG AAAATGACAGCATGTGACCTTCAAATGTTCCCCAGTCTTTATGTCTC ATTGATAACTAAGCTCCAGTGTGACATCAACAAGGGGGAACAGAGGAGGGCTTCCGGTCAAAA ACCAAAGGCAATACCAAAGCCAG TCTTACCTGCACCACCGGAAGAAGATTGGGACTCCGATGAGTTT GACTGTGAAAGTGATCCTGACCATGGAGGCGGTGTCATGGAGGAGGACGGCTACATATGTGCTCTGAGTGAGCCACAAGACGAAGACGACACGTACGAAGAGAGCTACGAGACGGCGGCCTCTGTAGACACGGTGAAGCCACCCCCACATCCCAGAGTGGCTAAACTGCAGCACTGTCAAAACAAAG ATTCTGTTCCAGAGCCGATCCCTGCTGAAAGGAAGTCAAAGGCTCCAAACCCTCCTCTCACAA CCCCCCAACCCAATCTACATGTGAACAGGAGCAACAAGCCCTCCCAGACCGAAGTTACAAAATCAAGTATGTACTGGTTACTGTGTAGTGTTTGTAAAAGTGAAAAAGCAACATGTTGTCCTCATGTGACAATACTACACTTTTCTGTTTTGCACTACCAATCATGTCCACAAGAGGGCAGTGCTGTCAAGGCTCCCGAACCACCCACAGCCAGGATCCCCAAACCCAGAATCCCCAAACCTACAAATGTGTTCAG GATAAGTAAATGCTCTCGAGCTCCTCCAGTGCCCACACAGCCTACTTTGGCTATAAAGTCAATACCAGAACCAACAAAG GGTTTGGATCCCAGTTGGTATGGAGGGAAGATGACCAGACATGAAGCTGAAGCTGCTCTCAGAGATATCAACAAG GACGGAGCGTTTGTGGTGAGGGACAGCTCACAGGGCACTATTGAGCATCCTTTCACCCTGATGCTGCTGAAGCAAGACAAGGTTTACAACATTATGATCCGTAACAAAGGAAACTCCTACTCCCTGGGCACTGGCCTCAGACTCACCAAG AGTTTCCCCGGGGTGAAGGAGATGATTaactatcacacacacacccctctacTGCTCATTGATGCCACACACCAGAAATCTGAAGCGGAGAACCAGTGCTGTCTGCTGCACCCTGCGGGACTCTGA
- the lcp2b gene encoding lymphocyte cytosolic protein 2 isoform X5: MSLNNVPSKADVMGWNQQSLATYLRKLKLSGCDKLVIKSSITGAHFLKMTACDLQMFPSLYVSLITKLQCDINKGEQRRASGQKPKAIPKPVLPAPPEEDWDSDEFDCESDPDHGGGVMEEDGYICALSEPQDEDDTYEESYETAASVDTVKPPPHPRVAKLQHCQNKDSVPEPIPAERKSKAPNPPLTTPQPNLHVNRSNKPSQTEVTKSKGSAVKAPEPPTARIPKPRIPKPTNVFRISKCSRAPPVPTQPTLAIKSIPEPTKGLDPSWYGGKMTRHEAEAALRDINKDGAFVVRDSSQGTIEHPFTLMLLKQDKVYNIMIRNKGNSYSLGTGLRLTKSFPGVKEMINYHTHTPLLLIDATHQKSEAENQCCLLHPAGL, translated from the exons ATGAGCTTAAACAATGTTCCCTCTAAAGCAGACGTGATGGGATGGAACCAACAAAGTCTCGCTACCTACCTGAGGAAG CTCAAGTTATCTGGCTGTGACAAACTAGTGATAAAGAGCAGCATAACTGGAGCACACTTCCTG AAAATGACAGCATGTGACCTTCAAATGTTCCCCAGTCTTTATGTCTC ATTGATAACTAAGCTCCAGTGTGACATCAACAAGGGGGAACAGAGGAGGGCTTCCGGTCAAAA ACCAAAGGCAATACCAAAGCCAG TCTTACCTGCACCACCGGAAGAAGATTGGGACTCCGATGAGTTT GACTGTGAAAGTGATCCTGACCATGGAGGCGGTGTCATGGAGGAGGACGGCTACATATGTGCTCTGAGTGAGCCACAAGACGAAGACGACACGTACGAAGAGAGCTACGAGACGGCGGCCTCTGTAGACACGGTGAAGCCACCCCCACATCCCAGAGTGGCTAAACTGCAGCACTGTCAAAACAAAG ATTCTGTTCCAGAGCCGATCCCTGCTGAAAGGAAGTCAAAGGCTCCAAACCCTCCTCTCACAA CCCCCCAACCCAATCTACATGTGAACAGGAGCAACAAGCCCTCCCAGACCGAAGTTACAAAATCAA AGGGCAGTGCTGTCAAGGCTCCCGAACCACCCACAGCCAGGATCCCCAAACCCAGAATCCCCAAACCTACAAATGTGTTCAG GATAAGTAAATGCTCTCGAGCTCCTCCAGTGCCCACACAGCCTACTTTGGCTATAAAGTCAATACCAGAACCAACAAAG GGTTTGGATCCCAGTTGGTATGGAGGGAAGATGACCAGACATGAAGCTGAAGCTGCTCTCAGAGATATCAACAAG GACGGAGCGTTTGTGGTGAGGGACAGCTCACAGGGCACTATTGAGCATCCTTTCACCCTGATGCTGCTGAAGCAAGACAAGGTTTACAACATTATGATCCGTAACAAAGGAAACTCCTACTCCCTGGGCACTGGCCTCAGACTCACCAAG AGTTTCCCCGGGGTGAAGGAGATGATTaactatcacacacacacccctctacTGCTCATTGATGCCACACACCAGAAATCTGAAGCGGAGAACCAGTGCTGTCTGCTGCACCCTGCGGGACTCTGA
- the lcp2b gene encoding lymphocyte cytosolic protein 2 isoform X2 produces the protein MSLNNVPSKADVMGWNQQSLATYLRKLKLSGCDKLVIKSSITGAHFLKMTACDLQMFPSLYVSLITKLQCDINKGEQRRASGQKPKAIPKPVLPAPPEEDWDSDEFDCESDPDHGGGVMEEDGYICALSEPQDEDDTYEESYETAASVDTVKPPPHPRVAKLQHCQNKDSVPEPIPAERKSKAPNPPLTSMNPTPQRPVNAQPPQPNLHVNRSNKPSQTEVTKSSMYWLLCSVCKSEKATCCPHVTILHFSVLHYQSCPQEGSAVKAPEPPTARIPKPRIPKPTNVFRISKCSRAPPVPTQPTLAIKSIPEPTKGLDPSWYGGKMTRHEAEAALRDINKDGAFVVRDSSQGTIEHPFTLMLLKQDKVYNIMIRNKGNSYSLGTGLRLTKVPVIFFVCHCAVEFPRGEGDD, from the exons ATGAGCTTAAACAATGTTCCCTCTAAAGCAGACGTGATGGGATGGAACCAACAAAGTCTCGCTACCTACCTGAGGAAG CTCAAGTTATCTGGCTGTGACAAACTAGTGATAAAGAGCAGCATAACTGGAGCACACTTCCTG AAAATGACAGCATGTGACCTTCAAATGTTCCCCAGTCTTTATGTCTC ATTGATAACTAAGCTCCAGTGTGACATCAACAAGGGGGAACAGAGGAGGGCTTCCGGTCAAAA ACCAAAGGCAATACCAAAGCCAG TCTTACCTGCACCACCGGAAGAAGATTGGGACTCCGATGAGTTT GACTGTGAAAGTGATCCTGACCATGGAGGCGGTGTCATGGAGGAGGACGGCTACATATGTGCTCTGAGTGAGCCACAAGACGAAGACGACACGTACGAAGAGAGCTACGAGACGGCGGCCTCTGTAGACACGGTGAAGCCACCCCCACATCCCAGAGTGGCTAAACTGCAGCACTGTCAAAACAAAG ATTCTGTTCCAGAGCCGATCCCTGCTGAAAGGAAGTCAAAGGCTCCAAACCCTCCTCTCACAAGTATGAACCCAACTCCCCAAAGACCTGTCAATGCGCAAC CCCCCCAACCCAATCTACATGTGAACAGGAGCAACAAGCCCTCCCAGACCGAAGTTACAAAATCAAGTATGTACTGGTTACTGTGTAGTGTTTGTAAAAGTGAAAAAGCAACATGTTGTCCTCATGTGACAATACTACACTTTTCTGTTTTGCACTACCAATCATGTCCACAAGAGGGCAGTGCTGTCAAGGCTCCCGAACCACCCACAGCCAGGATCCCCAAACCCAGAATCCCCAAACCTACAAATGTGTTCAG GATAAGTAAATGCTCTCGAGCTCCTCCAGTGCCCACACAGCCTACTTTGGCTATAAAGTCAATACCAGAACCAACAAAG GGTTTGGATCCCAGTTGGTATGGAGGGAAGATGACCAGACATGAAGCTGAAGCTGCTCTCAGAGATATCAACAAG GACGGAGCGTTTGTGGTGAGGGACAGCTCACAGGGCACTATTGAGCATCCTTTCACCCTGATGCTGCTGAAGCAAGACAAGGTTTACAACATTATGATCCGTAACAAAGGAAACTCCTACTCCCTGGGCACTGGCCTCAGACTCACCAAG GTCCCTGTCATCTTTTTTGTGTGCCACTGTGCTGTAGAGTTTCCCCGGGGTGAAGGAGATGATTaa